The Candidatus Methylomirabilis lanthanidiphila genome includes a window with the following:
- a CDS encoding segregation protein B: protein MLGQLPQFNDPRILVGAETADDAAVYRLDSGQAIVQTVDYITPVVDDPYSCGQIAAANSLSDIYAMGATPLFALNIVGFPTGSLPLSILGEILRGGADKVREAGAPIIGGHSIDDPEPKYGLVVTGLIDPTKIFKNSTARIGDDLVLTKPLGIGIITTAIKRGKATQPTIDTAVALMATLNKGASEAMVAVGAHACTDVTGFGLLGHLREMTAGSKTGARISLSKVPVLSEAWDLVQEGICPGGTKRNYESLQGAIVWNPEIRNESQLILCDAQTSGGLLIAVPKDRTTALMQRLRERETPAAALIGEIIEDPDGRIWVEP from the coding sequence GTGCTGGGCCAGCTTCCACAATTTAACGACCCTCGTATTCTGGTTGGAGCGGAGACAGCCGATGACGCCGCCGTCTACCGACTGGACAGCGGACAGGCTATCGTTCAGACCGTGGACTACATTACCCCTGTGGTAGACGACCCGTATAGTTGCGGCCAGATCGCCGCTGCCAACTCCCTGAGCGATATCTACGCCATGGGGGCCACCCCACTGTTCGCCCTGAACATCGTTGGGTTCCCCACTGGATCGCTCCCGCTGAGCATCCTGGGGGAGATCCTGCGCGGCGGCGCCGACAAGGTTCGCGAGGCGGGCGCTCCAATTATCGGAGGACATAGCATCGATGATCCGGAACCAAAATACGGCCTCGTCGTCACCGGGTTGATCGACCCTACGAAGATCTTCAAGAACTCGACCGCCCGTATCGGGGACGATCTGGTGTTGACCAAACCGCTCGGCATCGGGATTATCACCACGGCAATCAAGCGCGGTAAGGCCACGCAACCAACAATCGACACGGCCGTCGCTTTGATGGCGACGCTAAATAAAGGCGCATCGGAGGCCATGGTGGCGGTGGGTGCGCACGCCTGCACGGATGTCACCGGCTTTGGACTGCTTGGTCACCTGCGCGAGATGACTGCGGGGAGCAAGACGGGAGCGCGGATATCGCTCTCGAAAGTCCCCGTTCTCTCCGAGGCCTGGGATCTGGTCCAGGAAGGGATCTGTCCCGGCGGGACCAAACGCAACTATGAATCGTTACAAGGGGCTATCGTCTGGAATCCGGAGATTCGCAACGAGTCCCAACTGATCCTGTGCGATGCCCAGACCTCCGGCGGCCTCCTGATCGCCGTGCCGAAGGACAGGACGACGGCCTTGATGCAGCGCCTGCGAGAGCGTGAGACACCCGCCGCCGCGCTCATCGGCGAGATCATCGAGGACCCGGATGGCCGAATCTGGGTAGAGCCATAA